Part of the Rhizobiales bacterium NRL2 genome is shown below.
AGATGGAAGATAAGACCGCAACCTGCCCACGCGCCCTACACGAGTTGTTGAGAGATCGCGTGATCGGGCGCCGGAAGCGAAAGGGCGCGGCGAAGGACGAACCGCCGCCGCGCCCCCGGGACGGTCAGCCGTCCTTCATCATCTTCGCCTTCTCGTTCATGCCCTCGAAGGCGGCCTGCTTGCCGCCCATCTCCATGCACTTCCCGGCGTCGTCGACCATCTTCCAGTCCTGGCCGCTGTAGTCGGCCGTGGAGTGGCCCTTGCAGCTGTGGTTGCCGGCCGCGCAGTCGTTCTCGCCGGCCTTCGCGACGCCGAAGCACTTGACGCCGTCAGCGGCCAGGGCCGGGGCGGCCGTCATTGCGGCGGCCATGCCGACAGCGCCGGCGAGAGCGGTGGCGACGGTGAGGGATTTCAGGGTGGTCTTCATGGCTGGTTCTCCTTGCTGTCCAGTGAAGGCAGCGGGATGATGACGAAGCGAACCGGGGTGCAACAGGGGCCGTTCGCGCCGGGAGCCCCGGTATCCGGGGGTTTCGGAGCGCAGCGTGAAGACGGCGTGAACGCGCGTCAGCAGCCGGCGCCGCCGTCCGGGCCGGGCCTGCCGAGGCGCGAAAACGCGCCGATCCCGCAGCTTCAAATTGTCTTGAGAACCCGGTGTTCGCGCGGTTTGGGCCGCGTCAGCGCAGTTCCATGCCCTCATAGCCCTTCGCGGCGACCGCGTCGCAGCGCTCGCGATAGGCCGGCATGCCCGCCGTGTAGAGCAGATAGACCCGGCGGGAGCGGCCGTCGATATTGCGGTTGATGCCGGTGAACCAGCTGTCCGCCTTCGACAGGAGCATCTTGTCCGACGAGCGGGTGACCTCCTCCTGCCATTCGGCCTCGGCCTCAGGCGTTGCGGCGACGTATTCCAGGCCGTTGTCGCGCATGTGGCGGACCAGGCGCGCGACCCATTCGACGTTCTGCTCGATGCCGCGGGGAATATTGCCGAAGCCGGCGGCGTTCTGCGGCCCGACCAGCGTCAGCATGTTGGGAAAGCCGGCGACCTGCAGCCCCAGATAGGTCGCCGGCCCCTCGGCCCACTTGTCGCGGAGCCGCTGGCCGCCAAGCCCCCGGATATCGATCCTGTTGAAGCCGCCCAGCACGGCGTCGAAACCGGTCGCGTAGACGATCATGTCGAAGTCGCGATGACCCGATTCCAGCTCGATGCCGGTCTTCGTCATGCGCCGGATCGGGTCGGCCAGTATGTCGACCAGTTCGACATTGTCCTGGTTGTAGACCTCGTAGTAGCGGGTCTCCATCGGCACCCGGCGCTGGCCGAAGCCGTGGTCCCTGGGGATCAGCTTCTCCGCCGTCGCCGGATCCTTCACCCGCTCACGGATCTTGCCGGCGATAAATTCCGACAGGATCCGGTTGGCTTCCTCGTTGGTGAAGGTGTCGCGGAAATTGCCCATCCAGATGCCGAAGCCGGGCTCGGCGTATTTCTTCTCCAGGAAGGCGAGACGCTCGTCCTCCGGCGTCTCCAGCAGGCGGCGCGGATCGGCGTCGTGGATGAAGCCGCCATGGGTGTTGCGGCAGTGGGCGAAGATCTCCTCGTGGCGGGCGCGGATGTCGGCCTGCTCTTCGGGCGTGATCGGGCTGTTGTGGAGCGGCGCGCACCAGTTCGGCCGCCGCTGCAGCACGGTCAACTGGCCGGCGGTCTTCGCCACTTCCTGGATCAGTTGCACGCCCGTCGCCCCGGTGCCGATCACCGCCACGCGCTTGCCCGCGAAGCTCACCGGCTCGTGCGGCCAGCGGGCGGTGTGATATGCCTCGCCCCCGAAATCCCCGATGCCGTCAATGGCCGGCCAGACCGGGACCGACAGCGGCCCGATGGCGGTGATGAACAGCCGCGCCCGGGCGGCGTAGCCATCCTCGGCCTCGATGGTCCACTCGTTGGCGTCCTCGTCGTAGTGGGCCGCGGTGACGCTGGTTCCGAAACGGATATCCCGTTTCAGGTCCAGCCTGTCGGCGACGAAACGGCAATAGCGGAGGTTCTCCGGCTGGCTGGAGAAGTGCTCCGACCATTGCCACTCGTCCAGGATCTCCTGGCTGAACGCATAGCCGTAGGACCAGCTTTCGGAATCGAAGCGCGCGCCCGGATAGCGGTTCCAGTACCAGGTGCCGCCGACATCCGTGCCGGCTTCCAGAACCCGGGCGTTCAGCCCCAGTTCCCGCAGCCGGTGCAGCATGTACATGCCGGAAATGCCGGCGCCGACGATGATGGCGTCGAAACGTTCCGGATCCTGCGCGCTTGCAGTCTCAGTCATGGCGAACCTCCCCGATCACCGCCCCTGTCAGGCAACTGTTTTAGGGCGGGCTTGCGTCGGCAGGCAAGCGCGGCTCGAAATCGCTCAGCGCCCCCCTCAGAACGCGCCGATCACCGTACCGAGCAGGATCGCCACGGCCAGCGCCAGGATCGGGCCCAGGACGGCGACCACGAAAATGTCGGCGTAGGACTGCCGGTGGGTCAGGCCGCAGATCGTCAGCAGGGAAATGACCGCGCCATTGTGCGGCAGGGCATCCAGCCCCCCGGTGGCGATAGTGGTGACGCGGTGCAGCAATTCGGGCGGGATGCCGGCGGCCGCACCCATTTCAAGATAGGTCGGGCCCAGCGTCTGGAGCGCAATCCCCATTCCGCCCGAGGCCGAGCCCGTTATCCCCGCCAGCACGTTGACGGAAATCGCAAGAGAGATCAGCGGGTTGCCCGGCGCAATACCGAGGATCGCGTCCCGGATGGCGGCGAACGCGGGCAGCGTGGCGATGACCGCGCCAAAACCCACGAGCGCGGCGGTGTTGAAGATCGGCAGGACCGAAGCGTTGGCGCCGTCCGACAGCGTCTTGCCTGGCGCATTCAACCGTCGAATGTTCATCGCCCAGACCGCCAGGATCGCCGCGGAAAGCGCCGCGATGATCGCCCACATCCCCCTGACCGAATCGAGTGTGGCCGGGCCATAGGGCGGCGCGACAAGATAGTCGGTGTCCAGTTCCGGGACGATGACTTCGAGGAACAGCAGGTTGAAGACGACGACCAGGACCACCGGCAGCACCGCAGAACCGAAGCCGGGCCGCCCGTGCCGCCCGGACCCGGCCAGCGGCGGAAGTTCGGCCGTATCGAACCCCTCGCCCTGGGCGCGCTCCCGGATTGTCCGCTGGACCTGCTCCATGGCCACCGGTTCGACCGCAGTCAGGTAACCTTCGCCCGCCTGCCGCGCCCTGCGCTCGCGGAAACCGAGCCAGACGAGCCCGACGCCGAGCATGATCGCTCCGGAGACGATCCCGATCCCCGGAGCGGCGAAGGGTGTGGTGCCGAAGAACGGCATCGGGATCACATTCTGGATCGCCGGCGTGCCCGGAAGCGCGGTCATGGTGAAAGTGAACGCGCCGAGCGCGATCGTGGCCGGGATGAGCCGTTTGGGTACGCCCGCTTCGCGGAAGAGCGCTGTCGCGATCGGATAGACCGCAAAGGCAACGACGAAAAGCGACACACCCCCGTAGGTCAGCAGGGCGCAAGCCAGAACGATCGCCAGTATCGCGCGTTTGCGCCCCAGCCAGGTGATGGTTCGATGCGCGATCGCAGCGGCTGACCCCGACGCCTCCATCATCTTGCCGAATACCGCGCCGAGCAGGAACAGCGGGAATAGAAGCACGATGAAATTGCCTGCTGCCTTCATGAAGACCTGCGTCAGGGTCGCGAGCAGGGGCGCGCCGGCAAAGGCCGCCGCCAGCAGCGCCAGCAGCGGCGCCAGAAGCAGCACGCTGACTCCCCGGTATGCCAGCAGGATCAGCAGAAGGAGCGAGATCAGAATACCAAGGATGTCGAGCATGGGCGATCTCGGCTCAGGTCGGAGGCGGCAACAGGTGGCGGGGAAATCCGGAGCGGACCGCTTGCCCCGGTCACCAAGGGTAGCGGCAAGCCTGGCCTCGCCGCCGCGCTATTTGGCTTCGGATCGGGCGTTCCGCAAACACGCGGGCCCCGGGCGAGAACCCGGGGCCCATG
Proteins encoded:
- a CDS encoding cyclohexanone monooxygenase, whose translation is MTETASAQDPERFDAIIVGAGISGMYMLHRLRELGLNARVLEAGTDVGGTWYWNRYPGARFDSESWSYGYAFSQEILDEWQWSEHFSSQPENLRYCRFVADRLDLKRDIRFGTSVTAAHYDEDANEWTIEAEDGYAARARLFITAIGPLSVPVWPAIDGIGDFGGEAYHTARWPHEPVSFAGKRVAVIGTGATGVQLIQEVAKTAGQLTVLQRRPNWCAPLHNSPITPEEQADIRARHEEIFAHCRNTHGGFIHDADPRRLLETPEDERLAFLEKKYAEPGFGIWMGNFRDTFTNEEANRILSEFIAGKIRERVKDPATAEKLIPRDHGFGQRRVPMETRYYEVYNQDNVELVDILADPIRRMTKTGIELESGHRDFDMIVYATGFDAVLGGFNRIDIRGLGGQRLRDKWAEGPATYLGLQVAGFPNMLTLVGPQNAAGFGNIPRGIEQNVEWVARLVRHMRDNGLEYVAATPEAEAEWQEEVTRSSDKMLLSKADSWFTGINRNIDGRSRRVYLLYTAGMPAYRERCDAVAAKGYEGMELR
- a CDS encoding transporter translates to MLDILGILISLLLLILLAYRGVSVLLLAPLLALLAAAFAGAPLLATLTQVFMKAAGNFIVLLFPLFLLGAVFGKMMEASGSAAAIAHRTITWLGRKRAILAIVLACALLTYGGVSLFVVAFAVYPIATALFREAGVPKRLIPATIALGAFTFTMTALPGTPAIQNVIPMPFFGTTPFAAPGIGIVSGAIMLGVGLVWLGFRERRARQAGEGYLTAVEPVAMEQVQRTIRERAQGEGFDTAELPPLAGSGRHGRPGFGSAVLPVVLVVVFNLLFLEVIVPELDTDYLVAPPYGPATLDSVRGMWAIIAALSAAILAVWAMNIRRLNAPGKTLSDGANASVLPIFNTAALVGFGAVIATLPAFAAIRDAILGIAPGNPLISLAISVNVLAGITGSASGGMGIALQTLGPTYLEMGAAAGIPPELLHRVTTIATGGLDALPHNGAVISLLTICGLTHRQSYADIFVVAVLGPILALAVAILLGTVIGAF